The genome window TGAAGAGCAAacgagaaaagaaaaaggaggtTCGTTTAATGACATTTGCATGATTTGATGTTCATGTTTCATTTACCTACCATCCTTGTTGTTTTCATGGTTTGAATcctatattttataaaatgttatgtttctcattacataatttatttgCAAAATGTGTGGGTGGTTTGATATCTGTTTTAGGGTTTACCTCATTTTTCTACATTTTATGTTGGCTGTATATATTCGTTATTCTACTGCTGTTTATTTGTTAAATGACCAATGTACTTAATCTTTTTTCTGTACATTGATAAGGGGTTTGCTCTGGTTTAGTTTTACGATTTTAGTCTTTGCATTCTGGTCGTGACTTGGTTCTTGTATCTTTTtttaacctctctctctctctctctctctcattgtgCTTCAGAATAAGGAACCAACGGAGCCCAGGTCCCGTGGTGCTAACAACACCTCAAATCATGGTGGTAGAGGTGGTGACCGGTATGCTGCACGTGGCGGATCAAACCACTTTAGCTCTAATGGTATGTGGCCAGCCGCAGCAATTCAAAGTCTGGATAAGGCTGTTTACATAGTTTGAAATTTCTGTGGAACATTGATCAACTTAGTCTCTCACCTATCAATTTCTTTTCCCCCTCAGAGTCTGGTTTTTTGCATGGTAAGTCTGCATACAAGAAGGAAAACGGAACACATGCTTATGCAGGTTCTGCATCTGGCATGGCAGGACATAACATGAGTCGAAGACCTACATCCTACAGGTTATAACTATTAAACCTCAAACTgatacagtttttttttctttggtgatttgAAGACTAGAAAATGCAACTATAGTACAACTATTAATTTTGATTGTTAACCCTCTTATGTTCATTCTTGTTCTTTCGTCATCTtaactttaattttgaattttcgaAGAAAAAGCTTCTTATCTGTTGGGTATTTGGTTGCACTTAACTTTCACTGTTATGAGTAGCCTCATTTCTAACAAGCTTCTGTTCGATATATTTGTGCTCTTGTGGACATTGCTACTATTGCAAAATAATTTGATTAGGCCTTTTCTACGTCTCGAGTCTTGACATGTAAATCACATGTGGTTTGTTTGCATTGACATAATTATTTGTAGTCTGTAACAGTTTTTCTCTAGCTGGTATTTTTGTGTTACTTTCATAGCTCTTGGGTGGTATGCATTGCTGTTCATATTAAACTTTGTGGATGATACAGACTCTATAGTATTACTCATCTATGTGTAAAATATATTGCAGTGATTCTGTGGGGactgaaaataaaatctcaaCAATAAGCACAGATGATGCAATATATTCATCCTCACAGCCTTCTACTGGATATCAGTCTGCATGGGTAGGGGTTCCAGGTCAAGTTTCCATGGCCGACATTGTTAAGATGGGTAGGCCACAAGCCAAGACTTCCACCACGCCAAAACCCCCTAATCACAGTGCTAACCATCATGATGTTGTGGCACCTTCTGAAGCAGCATTTCATCACAATTTGCATCCATCACAAGATCATGTTCCCAAGGTGTCAACGACCCATACTGAGCCTGGAGCTGCTGCAAGCCAATATCTATCTCCCAATGATGAGTGGCCCTTGATTGATCCACCTTCTGTTAGCATGTCCTCTGTTTTAGGGGCACCCACAAACTCGGAGATGTATGCTGATTCATCTAACTTGCCCTTGGATATAACTAATCAACATAGAATATCCCAGCTAGATGAGGTTCAGGTGGAAGAAGATGGTTCTGTTGATGCATTTCCAAGCCATAATGGGCCTACTTCTGTGTCTGGTAGACATATACAAGAAGATAATTCAGGAGGTGCATCTGCCTTTGATAATAGCTTGTATGAGGACATAAATTCCTACCAAACGCAGAGACATGCTTTCGAGGAAAATGAAGGTAACCCcgatgcttttttttttttttggctaggCCTGCAATATGCCATTTATTTTCCgttctttgtaattttattttttttcaacattcCACTATAAAATTCGATCTAAACATCTAGTATAGATACTTTTACTTGATCTTGTAAAGTTCAAGTGGCTGTATAAGATGGTAACCAAAATCAGTGAATATCCTGGAGTGGAAAACTCAATTATAATATGTGAAGTTAGTATCTTGAatcagggaaaaaaaaaagcgcgACCCCACTGTGTAGTTCATTGACCTGAACAGTTACTTGCTTTTCCTTGAAtgataactattttttttttttttcttgacaaGGGAGATGCTAATTTCAACTGTCCTGTGAGTTCCAGAATGTTGaatgctgtttttttttttcctaagaAACTGCACTTTCCTTTTCTCAGCTGAAGATGAAGCATCATCGGTGGCTGCAAACCTGCAGCAACTTAATTTACAGAATGATGATAGGGGAGCACCTCCTGAAGATGATAACCCTCCTGTGGTCATCCCGAATCACCTTCAACTCCATACTCCAGATTGCTTGAACTTGAGCTTTGGCAGTTTCCGATCTGGCACTGATTCTGCTACTTCTAGCTCTCGGCCACTACAAGGCAATGTGGAAGAGACATCTGGGGCTGTAGATGTTTCTGCAATTGGGCACTCAGATTCTAGGTATGTCCTTGCGATAGTATTACCCTTGACTTTATTGTTGGTTGTGTAGCATCATCTTAAGAAAAACTTTTCCTGCAGAAATCCTGAGTATTACGGAGATGAGCATCTCATAAATGCCTCCGATGGAAATTTGGTTCATAGAACTGTGGCCAGCAGTGGAGATTATGACTCTCCTTCAGCTTCACCACCGGAGGTCTTAAAACAGGAAACCCCTGAAGCTGCTCAGGGGAATCAATATGTGTTTCCTTCTGCACCTGGATTTGCATATGAGAACTCCCAACAATTGAATGTGGCATTTTCTCACCCACAGACAAGCTCACAGATGCAGAATATTGCTCCCTTTTCAAGTGTGATGGTAATTCGATTAACTATGAAGTTGTGTTTCTTATTTGTTGCATTAATAGTTTTGAGGTAATGATGCAGTCCCACATAATTGATTCTGGGCTGAGCAATACATTGTGAGTTGGTTCTGATGCAAACACCATTGGAAATAGAGATCTCACATGTGTAGAGTTTTTAGATTCACTGCATTAGTAGTTTTGTAATTGTtcctgcctctctctctctctctctctctctcatataaaTTATAACATTAGCTTAAGTAACAGCTACATCACATGTAATGCTAGTGCTGGAagtattgtgtgtgtgtttattGCTAAGTGCTTTATCTTCACAAGTGGATTAAAAGTCGGGGAAGAAAAGGCTGCATGGTGGTGATGAGGATTAGGTAAGAAATGTGAAGCCAGTAATTAGAAGGATATAACAGAACTGGTAAACtttggaaaaattaaattggGAAGATGAAAGGGGGTATGAGGTGAACCCTatcctttatttttggtaTACTTTAGATCATGCAGTCCTGGTTGTTTTGTTCGTCTTATAAGGTTGTACTATATTTTGCATGTTCAAAACTACTATCTTATCAATCTTATGGGAGCAAGATATTCTGATGTAGTCGAATCTCACTTCCCATATCTAATTAAAGCAGGCGTATACGAATTCATTGCCCAGCACTCTGTTGGCTTCAAGTGCTCAGGCTGTAAGGGAAGATTTTCCGTA of Prunus dulcis chromosome 4, ALMONDv2, whole genome shotgun sequence contains these proteins:
- the LOC117624593 gene encoding uncharacterized protein LOC117624593 isoform X2, which codes for MSGRGGGVATNGKGNTGLSGIPAGSRKMVQSLKEIVNNCTEQEIYAMLKDCNMDPNEAVNRLLAQDPFHEVKSKREKKKENKEPTEPRSRGANNTSNHGGRGGDRYAARGGSNHFSSNESGFLHGKSAYKKENGTHAYAGSASGMAGHNMSRRPTSYSDSVGTENKISTISTDDAIYSSSQPSTGYQSAWVGVPGQVSMADIVKMGRPQAKTSTTPKPPNHSANHHDVVAPSEAAFHHNLHPSQDHVPKVSTTHTEPGAAASQYLSPNDEWPLIDPPSVSMSSVLGAPTNSEMYADSSNLPLDITNQHRISQLDEVQVEEDGSVDAFPSHNGPTSVSGRHIQEDNSGGASAFDNSLYEDINSYQTQRHAFEENEAEDEASSVAANLQQLNLQNDDRGAPPEDDNPPVVIPNHLQLHTPDCLNLSFGSFRSGTDSATSSSRPLQGNVEETSGAVDVSAIGHSDSRNPEYYGDEHLINASDGNLVHRTVASSGDYDSPSASPPEVLKQETPEAAQGNQYVFPSAPGFAYENSQQLNVAFSHPQTSSQMQNIAPFSSVMAYTNSLPSTLLASSAQAVREDFPYSPFPVSQSMPTKYSNAASSISGPTISMTEALRAGGISTPQPTPQNLPGASVATGPALPQHLAVHPYSQPTLPLGHFSNMIGYPFLPQSYTYMPSAFQQTFAGNSTYHQSLAAVLPQYKNSVSVSSLPQSANIPPGYGFGSSTNIPGGNFPLNPPSAPTGTTIGYDDVINNQYKDNSHLISLQQNDNSGMWVHGPGSRAMSAVPASTYYSFQGQNQQHAGFRQAQQPSQQFAGALGYPNFYHSQTGMSLEHQQQSSRDTSLGGSQGQPSKQSQQLWQNTY
- the LOC117624593 gene encoding uncharacterized protein LOC117624593 isoform X1; this translates as MSGRGGGVATNGKGNTGLSGIPAGSRKMVQSLKEIVNNCTEQEIYAMLKDCNMDPNEAVNRLLAQDPFHEVKSKREKKKENKEPTEPRSRGANNTSNHGGRGGDRYAARGGSNHFSSNESGFLHGKSAYKKENGTHAYAGSASGMAGHNMSRRPTSYSDSVGTENKISTISTDDAIYSSSQPSTGYQSAWVGVPGQVSMADIVKMGRPQAKTSTTPKPPNHSANHHDVVAPSEAAFHHNLHPSQDHVPKVSTTHTEPGAAASQYLSPNDEWPLIDPPSVSMSSVLGAPTNSEMYADSSNLPLDITNQHRISQLDEVQVEEDGSVDAFPSHNGPTSVSGRHIQEDNSGGASAFDNSLYEDINSYQTQRHAFEENEAEDEASSVAANLQQLNLQNDDRGAPPEDDNPPVVIPNHLQLHTPDCLNLSFGSFRSGTDSATSSSRPLQGNVEETSGAVDVSAIGHSDSRNPEYYGDEHLINASDGNLVHRTVASSGDYDSPSASPPEVLKQETPEAAQGNQYVFPSAPGFAYENSQQLNVAFSHPQTSSQMQNIAPFSSVMQAYTNSLPSTLLASSAQAVREDFPYSPFPVSQSMPTKYSNAASSISGPTISMTEALRAGGISTPQPTPQNLPGASVATGPALPQHLAVHPYSQPTLPLGHFSNMIGYPFLPQSYTYMPSAFQQTFAGNSTYHQSLAAVLPQYKNSVSVSSLPQSANIPPGYGFGSSTNIPGGNFPLNPPSAPTGTTIGYDDVINNQYKDNSHLISLQQNDNSGMWVHGPGSRAMSAVPASTYYSFQGQNQQHAGFRQAQQPSQQFAGALGYPNFYHSQTGMSLEHQQQSSRDTSLGGSQGQPSKQSQQLWQNTY